Proteins from one Pirellulales bacterium genomic window:
- a CDS encoding alpha-2-macroglobulin produces the protein MNGRRLALAACVGSVLCLVTGAAVLFSAPPGGNEARNAARKQFDAGNFQDALSFYEPLATDPQSDPVQVPDDLRMAVQSLRNLGRVDECDALIEKSLAAQPKNWRLLAAAAELYAQLDHFGQVIANEFTRGNQRGRGEFVGCFERDRVRSLQLAVKALELAADDPARTEIATLYKQVADVLMSNRYGAAWKLQTLTDLTVLPDYEAAGGWGRGWSGGSQGAPVDAEDNPVVYRVPATWEAAANDGERWRWALAQAVAIDPQRADEVTYTLAMFWHGQFGVQTLADYGYWFGRDQAERAAGGKDGKADDAAEEHDESGTYALHTLADEETICRLAIGVRRIKLDDEFNAIKLLAQLADKRESGYAETALTQLADIFTNRRQYDRAAEYLRRNIAEHGKSEAKQQALAQIVDNWGRFEGQLAQAAGRGATIDYRFRNGRQVHFTAREIKLEALLAAVKQYLKSNPEQLDWQQLDITQLGHRLVIENQAQFLGREVANWTVDLEPRPNHFDARTSVATPLQKAGAYLLTADMQEGNRSHVIVWLHDTALVQKPLSNQHCYFVADATSGAPVPKANVEFFGYRQEHRGGRRFTVLTSNFAEFSDADGLVRPSSKRLDPQYNWLVIARTNQGRLAYLGFQNVWYATRSEARYDSVKTLLITDRPIYRPDQKVQYKLWVRHPRYDEPAESEFAGRSFQLVLTDPQGEKVLTQEVKADAYGGIAGEYALPRDAKLGVWQIYLENVGGGSFRVEEYKKPEYEVTVDAPAEPIRLGDKFTATITARYYFGSPVTEARVKYKVLRTPNADRWFPSGPWDWLYGSGYIWLGSDYDWYPGFTRWGCIRPIPPWWGFRPQQPPEVVVEQEVPIGPDGTVQVEIDSALARAIHGDQDHRYEITAEVVDQSRRTVVGTGSVLAARRPFEVTVWVDRGFSRTGETLRAQFAARTLTGQPVRGTAVLELLRITYNDQQEPVETKVEDWELTSDEGGQGQQQLVAAAPGQYRLSCRVTDAAGHTIEGGYVFVVRGEAFDGRDFRFNELELIPSKREYAPGETLELMINTNRADSTVLLFVRPQDGVYPAPQVVRLHGKSTTVSIPIAVGDMPNFFVEAVTVSGGKLHSEVREIFVPPAARVAQIEVLPSAQEYLPGQEAKVQLKLTDLAGQPFVGSTVLAIYDKAVDAVAGGSNVPEIKQFFWQWRRSHSPTNVTNLGMMYGNLVPKDAVPMQNLGMFGETVVDELMVRRVGRGAGAMDAAVPMAAPAPEA, from the coding sequence ATGAACGGGCGACGTCTCGCGCTGGCGGCGTGTGTAGGTTCGGTCTTATGCCTGGTGACGGGTGCGGCCGTGTTGTTTTCGGCCCCGCCGGGCGGGAACGAGGCTCGCAACGCTGCCCGGAAGCAATTCGACGCCGGCAATTTCCAGGATGCGTTGAGCTTCTACGAACCCTTGGCGACCGACCCCCAATCCGACCCGGTCCAGGTGCCTGACGACTTGCGGATGGCCGTGCAGTCGCTGCGCAATCTCGGCCGCGTCGATGAATGCGACGCGCTGATCGAGAAGAGCCTGGCGGCGCAGCCCAAGAACTGGCGCCTGCTCGCGGCGGCCGCCGAGCTGTACGCGCAGTTGGACCACTTTGGGCAGGTCATTGCCAACGAGTTTACTCGCGGCAATCAGCGCGGCCGCGGCGAGTTCGTCGGTTGCTTCGAGCGCGATCGCGTGCGCTCGTTGCAGTTGGCCGTTAAGGCGCTGGAATTGGCCGCTGACGATCCGGCACGCACGGAGATCGCAACGCTGTATAAGCAGGTTGCCGACGTGCTAATGTCGAATCGTTACGGCGCCGCATGGAAGCTACAAACACTGACCGATCTGACCGTGCTGCCCGACTACGAAGCTGCAGGCGGCTGGGGCCGCGGCTGGAGCGGCGGCAGCCAAGGTGCCCCGGTCGATGCCGAAGACAACCCGGTCGTCTACCGCGTGCCGGCCACTTGGGAGGCTGCGGCCAACGACGGCGAGCGCTGGCGCTGGGCCCTGGCCCAGGCCGTCGCGATCGATCCGCAGCGCGCCGACGAGGTGACCTACACCTTGGCCATGTTCTGGCATGGCCAGTTCGGCGTGCAAACGCTGGCCGACTATGGCTACTGGTTCGGCCGCGACCAGGCAGAACGCGCCGCGGGCGGCAAAGACGGTAAGGCTGACGATGCCGCGGAAGAACACGACGAGAGCGGCACCTACGCCCTGCACACGTTGGCCGACGAGGAAACGATCTGCCGGCTGGCGATCGGCGTGCGGCGCATCAAGCTGGACGACGAATTCAACGCCATCAAACTGCTCGCACAACTGGCCGACAAACGCGAAAGCGGCTACGCCGAAACGGCCCTCACGCAGTTGGCCGACATCTTCACCAACCGCCGGCAATACGATCGGGCCGCCGAGTACCTCCGCCGCAACATCGCCGAGCACGGCAAGAGCGAAGCTAAGCAGCAGGCGCTCGCACAGATCGTCGACAATTGGGGGCGCTTCGAAGGTCAACTGGCCCAAGCGGCCGGGCGTGGCGCGACGATCGACTATCGCTTTCGCAACGGACGCCAGGTGCACTTCACGGCCCGCGAGATCAAGCTCGAGGCGCTGCTGGCCGCGGTCAAGCAGTATCTGAAGTCGAACCCCGAACAGCTCGACTGGCAGCAGCTTGATATCACGCAGCTCGGTCACCGGCTCGTGATCGAGAACCAGGCGCAGTTCCTCGGTCGCGAGGTAGCCAACTGGACCGTCGATCTCGAGCCTCGGCCCAACCACTTCGATGCCCGCACGAGCGTCGCGACGCCGCTGCAAAAGGCCGGCGCCTATCTGCTCACGGCCGACATGCAGGAGGGCAATCGTTCGCACGTGATCGTCTGGCTGCACGACACGGCCTTGGTGCAAAAACCGCTGTCGAACCAGCATTGCTACTTCGTGGCCGACGCCACGAGCGGTGCGCCGGTGCCCAAGGCGAACGTCGAGTTTTTCGGTTACCGCCAGGAGCACCGCGGCGGCCGGCGGTTCACCGTGTTGACGAGCAACTTTGCCGAGTTCTCGGACGCCGACGGCCTGGTCCGCCCCAGCTCGAAGCGTCTCGATCCGCAATACAACTGGCTGGTGATTGCCCGCACGAATCAAGGCCGGCTGGCCTACCTCGGGTTTCAGAATGTGTGGTACGCGACGCGGTCTGAGGCGCGCTACGACTCGGTCAAGACGCTGTTGATCACCGACCGGCCCATCTACCGGCCCGACCAGAAGGTGCAATACAAGCTGTGGGTCCGTCACCCCCGTTATGACGAGCCGGCCGAGAGCGAATTCGCCGGCCGAAGCTTCCAATTGGTGCTGACCGATCCACAAGGCGAAAAGGTCCTCACGCAAGAGGTCAAGGCCGACGCCTATGGCGGGATCGCCGGTGAATATGCGCTGCCGCGCGATGCCAAGCTGGGCGTCTGGCAGATCTACCTCGAAAACGTCGGCGGCGGTTCGTTCCGCGTCGAGGAATACAAGAAGCCCGAGTACGAAGTCACCGTCGACGCGCCGGCCGAGCCGATCCGCCTGGGCGACAAGTTCACCGCGACGATCACGGCCCGCTATTACTTCGGCTCGCCCGTCACCGAGGCCCGGGTGAAATACAAGGTGCTGCGCACGCCGAACGCCGATCGCTGGTTCCCCTCTGGCCCCTGGGACTGGCTCTACGGCAGCGGCTACATCTGGTTGGGCAGCGACTACGACTGGTACCCCGGGTTCACGCGGTGGGGGTGCATCCGGCCGATTCCGCCGTGGTGGGGCTTCCGCCCGCAGCAGCCGCCGGAGGTCGTCGTCGAACAAGAGGTGCCGATCGGTCCGGATGGCACGGTGCAGGTCGAAATCGACTCGGCGTTGGCCCGAGCGATCCACGGCGACCAGGACCATCGCTATGAAATCACGGCCGAAGTGGTCGACCAATCGCGTCGCACCGTAGTCGGAACCGGCAGCGTGCTCGCGGCGCGCCGGCCGTTCGAGGTCACCGTCTGGGTCGATCGCGGCTTCTCCCGCACCGGCGAAACGTTGCGTGCCCAGTTCGCGGCGCGGACCCTCACCGGCCAACCCGTCCGCGGCACGGCGGTGCTCGAGCTGCTGAGGATCACCTACAACGACCAGCAGGAACCCGTCGAAACCAAGGTCGAAGACTGGGAACTGACCAGCGACGAAGGGGGCCAAGGCCAGCAGCAGCTCGTCGCTGCCGCGCCGGGGCAATATCGCTTGTCGTGCCGCGTGACCGACGCGGCCGGGCATACGATCGAAGGCGGCTACGTGTTCGTCGTCCGAGGCGAGGCGTTCGACGGCCGCGACTTCCGCTTCAACGAACTGGAGCTGATTCCCAGCAAGCGCGAGTATGCTCCCGGTGAAACACTCGAGTTGATGATCAACACGAATCGGGCGGACAGCACGGTGCTGTTGTTCGTGCGACCGCAAGACGGGGTTTATCCGGCGCCGCAGGTCGTGCGTCTGCACGGCAAAAGCACGACGGTGAGCATTCCGATCGCCGTCGGCGACATGCCGAACTTCTTCGTCGAGGCGGTCACCGTCTCGGGCGGCAAGTTGCACAGCGAGGTGCGCGAAATCTTCGTGCCGCCCGCTGCGCGCGTGGCCCAGATCGAGGTTCTCCCTTCGGCCCAAGAGTATCTGCCCGGCCAGGAAGCCAAGGTACAGCTCAAGCTGACCGATCTGGCCGGCCAGCCGTTCGTCGGTTCGACCGTGCTCGCGATTTACGACAAAGCGGTCGACGCAGTTGCCGGGGGGTCGAACGTGCCCGAGATCAAGCAATTCTTCTGGCAGTGGCGCCGGAGTCATTCGCCCACGAACGTGACCAACCTGGGCATGATGTACGGCAACCTGGTGCCCAAGGACGCGGTGCCGATGCAAAACCTGGGCATGTTCGGCGAAACGGTCGTCGATGAGCTCATGGTGCGGCGCGTGGGCCGCGGTGCCGGGGCGATGGACGCCGCCGTGCCGATGGCGGCGCCAGCGCCCGAGGCC
- the tadA gene encoding Flp pilus assembly complex ATPase component TadA produces the protein MEAGQILRDHGLLDDEQLDVLRDSASDGERIDRLAIQKGMISEEEALGALGEALGLEYVDLANYEFDPAVLEDFPVRIIYRHGVLPLRRRSGTLVVATSDPFELYALDEVSAATGTTVEPVLAASAEIAKLIKTHLGVASETIEGLLAKRQEEAVELLEELDIDGSEQAEAAQEASVVRLVNEILVEAIEARASDIHIEAQAKGLKIRYRIDGILQTQPAPPEINHFQAAIVSRLKIMAKLNIAEKRLPQDGRIKLKVSGREVDIRVSIIPMIHGEGIVMRVLDKDKMNFNLAGVGLPEDIYRQFHQLIQLPHGILLVTGPTGSGKTTTLYSALAEIRDDATKIITTEDPVEYQLEGINQIQVQAKIGLTFAASLRGILRHDPDVVLVGEIRDLETAENAVQASLTGHLVFSTLHTNDAAGAYMRLCDMGVEPFLVSSTVEGVMAQRLVRTLCADCKRPFVPEADEVPNDFPLAQVRDGKQTIYAPGGCKSCRGSGYRGRVGLFELLVANDEIRHLANERTASHVVKAAAVRGGMRSLRQDGWRLVFAGRTSIDEVMRVTKAD, from the coding sequence ATGGAAGCCGGTCAAATCCTGCGCGACCACGGCTTGCTGGACGACGAGCAGCTCGACGTGCTGCGCGACTCGGCCAGCGACGGCGAGCGCATCGACCGCCTGGCCATTCAGAAGGGCATGATCAGCGAGGAAGAGGCCCTCGGCGCGCTGGGCGAAGCATTGGGCCTGGAATACGTCGACCTGGCGAACTATGAGTTCGACCCGGCAGTCCTGGAAGACTTTCCGGTCCGGATCATTTACCGGCACGGGGTGCTGCCATTGCGGCGGCGCAGCGGCACGCTGGTCGTCGCCACGAGCGACCCCTTCGAGCTCTATGCCCTCGACGAAGTAAGCGCCGCCACGGGTACCACGGTCGAACCGGTGCTGGCCGCCAGCGCCGAGATCGCCAAGCTGATCAAGACCCATCTGGGCGTCGCTTCGGAGACGATCGAGGGCCTGCTGGCCAAGCGCCAGGAAGAGGCGGTCGAGCTGCTCGAAGAGCTCGATATCGACGGCTCGGAGCAGGCCGAAGCTGCCCAAGAGGCGTCGGTCGTTCGGCTGGTCAACGAAATCCTGGTCGAGGCGATCGAGGCCCGGGCCAGCGACATCCACATCGAGGCCCAAGCCAAGGGGCTGAAGATCCGCTACCGGATCGACGGCATTCTCCAAACCCAACCGGCGCCGCCCGAGATCAATCACTTCCAGGCGGCCATCGTCAGCCGCTTGAAGATCATGGCGAAGCTGAACATCGCCGAAAAGCGTCTGCCGCAGGACGGCCGCATCAAGCTCAAGGTCTCCGGCCGCGAGGTCGACATCCGGGTGTCGATCATCCCGATGATCCACGGCGAAGGGATCGTGATGCGCGTCCTGGACAAGGACAAGATGAATTTCAACCTGGCGGGCGTGGGCCTGCCCGAGGACATCTATCGCCAGTTCCATCAGCTCATTCAACTGCCGCACGGCATCCTGCTGGTCACCGGGCCGACGGGCTCGGGCAAAACGACGACGCTCTACAGCGCGCTAGCCGAGATTCGCGACGACGCGACGAAGATCATCACGACCGAGGACCCGGTCGAGTACCAGCTCGAAGGCATCAACCAGATCCAGGTGCAGGCCAAGATCGGGCTGACCTTTGCGGCGTCGCTGCGCGGAATTCTGCGTCACGATCCGGACGTGGTGCTGGTCGGCGAAATTCGCGACCTGGAAACGGCCGAGAACGCGGTGCAGGCCTCGCTGACGGGACATCTCGTGTTCAGCACGCTGCACACCAACGACGCTGCCGGCGCGTACATGCGGTTGTGCGATATGGGCGTCGAGCCGTTCCTGGTTTCCAGTACGGTCGAAGGCGTGATGGCCCAACGCCTGGTGCGGACGCTGTGTGCCGACTGCAAGCGGCCGTTCGTGCCCGAGGCCGACGAGGTGCCGAACGACTTTCCGCTCGCGCAGGTGCGCGACGGCAAACAGACGATCTACGCGCCCGGCGGCTGCAAGAGCTGCCGTGGGTCGGGCTACCGGGGCCGGGTGGGCTTGTTCGAGCTGCTGGTGGCCAACGACGAGATTCGCCATCTGGCCAACGAGCGCACGGCCTCGCACGTGGTCAAGGCGGCCGCCGTGCGCGGCGGCATGCGCTCGCTGCGGCAAGACGGCTGGCGACTGGTGTTCGCGGGCCGGACGTCGATCGACGAAGTCATGCGCGTCACGAAGGCCGACTAG
- a CDS encoding type II secretion system F family protein, translating to MPDFAYTARRVSGEQVNGTIAASTEREALALLGERELFPLQITREQPASQSWRGRKAVKPQLLATTLAQLADLLTSGVPLLRSLEVLAKQSSHPTLGEVLSDIRDRVAEGSTLDDAFARHPDVFNELVVSMVRAGSEGGFLEDVLQRTAQFIEHQEDLKGRVIGAATYPMLLAIAGTAAVTVLIVFFVPKFAELFARLKEQGELPGLTIALLWLSDTLGHYGLIIVAVLAGAIYGLRRYVATPEGRTRFDQLRLKVPLVGAIYVNLAVSRFCRVLGTLLRNGVSILRALEISSDSTGNKVLSEKIRRAGDSITAGERLSTPLAEGGLFPRAVVEMISVAEESNNLEKVLVDIADGIDRRTERQLDLMVRLIEPAMLLIMAVIILCVVVALLLPVFQMSTTMG from the coding sequence ATGCCCGATTTTGCCTACACAGCCCGACGCGTCTCCGGCGAGCAGGTCAACGGCACGATTGCCGCCAGCACCGAGCGCGAGGCCCTGGCGCTATTGGGCGAGCGCGAGCTGTTTCCGCTACAGATCACCCGCGAGCAGCCAGCCTCGCAATCGTGGCGCGGTCGCAAGGCGGTGAAGCCCCAACTGCTGGCCACCACGCTGGCGCAACTGGCCGACCTGCTGACGAGCGGGGTGCCGCTGCTGCGCTCGCTCGAGGTGCTGGCCAAGCAATCGTCGCACCCGACGCTCGGCGAGGTGTTGTCGGACATTCGCGATCGCGTCGCCGAGGGCTCGACGCTCGACGACGCCTTTGCCCGCCATCCCGACGTGTTCAACGAGCTGGTGGTGAGCATGGTGCGCGCCGGCAGCGAAGGCGGTTTTCTCGAAGACGTGCTCCAGCGGACCGCGCAGTTCATCGAACACCAGGAAGACCTCAAGGGCCGGGTGATCGGTGCGGCGACGTATCCCATGTTGCTGGCCATCGCCGGCACGGCGGCCGTCACGGTGTTGATCGTGTTTTTCGTGCCCAAGTTCGCCGAGTTGTTTGCCCGGCTGAAAGAACAGGGCGAGCTGCCCGGTCTGACCATCGCCCTGCTGTGGCTGAGCGACACGCTTGGCCACTACGGGCTGATCATCGTCGCGGTCTTGGCCGGGGCGATCTACGGACTGCGGCGCTACGTCGCCACGCCCGAGGGGCGCACACGCTTCGATCAGCTCCGGCTGAAGGTGCCCTTGGTGGGCGCGATTTACGTCAACCTGGCCGTGTCGCGGTTTTGCCGGGTGCTCGGCACCTTGCTGCGCAATGGCGTGTCGATTCTGCGGGCCCTGGAGATCAGCAGCGATTCGACCGGCAACAAGGTGCTGTCCGAAAAGATCCGCCGCGCCGGCGACAGCATCACGGCCGGCGAGCGCCTGTCGACGCCGCTGGCCGAGGGCGGGCTGTTTCCCCGGGCTGTGGTGGAAATGATCAGCGTGGCCGAGGAATCGAACAACTTGGAAAAGGTGCTGGTCGACATCGCCGACGGGATCGACCGCCGCACCGAGCGCCAGCTCGACCTGATGGTGCGGCTGATCGAGCCGGCGATGTTGTTGATCATGGCCGTGATCATCTTGTGTGTCGTGGTGGCTTTGTTGCTGCCCGTGTTCCAGATGAGCACGACGATGGGTTGA
- the gspG gene encoding type II secretion system major pseudopilin GspG, translating into MYNAIRHRRRRAGFTLMELLLVMAILVILLGLVAPRFMNTQAKANINAAKSQIGLFKTPLEMYFQNMNAYPTTEQGLLAIAEAPADLENKDKWDGPYIDGGIPKDPWGHDYQYRYPAEKNKNDFPDIWSLGPDGEDGSDDDIGNWPADVEGETTEAT; encoded by the coding sequence ATGTACAACGCGATTCGCCATCGCCGGCGACGGGCCGGCTTCACGCTGATGGAGCTACTCTTGGTGATGGCCATCCTGGTGATCCTGCTGGGCCTCGTCGCCCCGCGGTTCATGAACACGCAGGCCAAGGCCAACATCAACGCCGCCAAGAGCCAGATCGGCTTGTTCAAGACGCCGTTGGAGATGTACTTCCAGAACATGAACGCCTATCCCACGACCGAGCAGGGCCTGTTGGCCATCGCCGAGGCGCCGGCCGACCTCGAGAACAAGGACAAATGGGACGGGCCCTACATCGACGGCGGTATTCCCAAGGATCCGTGGGGACACGACTACCAGTACCGCTATCCGGCTGAGAAGAACAAAAACGATTTCCCGGACATCTGGTCGCTCGGTCCCGACGGCGAAGACGGCTCGGACGACGACATCGGCAACTGGCCCGCCGACGTCGAGGGCGAAACGACCGAGGCCACCTGA
- a CDS encoding prepilin-type N-terminal cleavage/methylation domain-containing protein, with protein MTASLGHGARSAKRGFTLMEMLLVLGLLVVLAAVSWPALRGPIANSRLRDAAAQLRNNLARARLAALNAGRDHVVCFAPGGQRYAIAPHDGVGAAAAFATGEETALQYDDAPERGQRDEAATPASTLVELELPEGVHFAARDLAQSYGRESAAGTSPAAWTDGTTGEASEGESAGAERSLEAEQIVFHPDGSCSDATIRLNNERRFAITVQLRGLTAVATVGPLERDEVEP; from the coding sequence ATGACGGCGTCGTTGGGCCACGGCGCGAGGTCCGCCAAGCGCGGCTTCACGCTGATGGAAATGCTGCTGGTGCTGGGGCTCCTGGTCGTTTTGGCGGCCGTGAGCTGGCCGGCGCTGCGCGGACCCATTGCCAACAGCCGCCTGCGCGACGCCGCGGCGCAGTTGCGCAACAACCTCGCCCGAGCACGGCTCGCCGCACTCAACGCGGGGCGCGATCACGTGGTGTGTTTCGCCCCCGGCGGGCAGCGCTATGCGATTGCACCGCACGACGGCGTCGGCGCCGCCGCGGCGTTTGCGACGGGCGAGGAAACGGCCTTGCAATACGACGACGCACCCGAGCGCGGGCAACGCGACGAAGCGGCGACGCCGGCCAGCACCCTGGTCGAGTTGGAGCTGCCCGAGGGAGTTCATTTCGCCGCACGAGACCTGGCCCAATCGTACGGCCGAGAATCCGCTGCGGGCACGTCGCCGGCAGCCTGGACCGATGGAACGACCGGTGAGGCCTCGGAAGGCGAGTCGGCCGGAGCCGAACGGTCTCTCGAAGCGGAGCAGATCGTGTTTCATCCCGACGGCTCGTGCAGCGACGCGACCATCCGCCTGAACAACGAGCGGCGCTTCGCCATCACGGTGCAACTGCGCGGTTTGACCGCCGTGGCGACCGTGGGACCGCTCGAACGCGACGAGGTGGAGCCATGA
- a CDS encoding prepilin-type N-terminal cleavage/methylation domain-containing protein — protein MTRTARGGFSLLEMMLAMTILLGSIAVLGELASLGRRNAAQAAALTRAELLCESLMAEIAASGTLPETVEEQPIPEQQGWLYSVRREPLEQPGIVSVRISVAQDLPKERRPVRFALVRWLPEPASRSGSTPNGSSSGSSVAPAGGTQ, from the coding sequence ATGACCCGTACCGCGCGCGGCGGCTTCTCGCTGTTGGAGATGATGCTGGCGATGACCATTCTGCTCGGGTCGATCGCCGTGCTGGGCGAATTGGCCAGCCTCGGTCGCCGCAACGCGGCGCAAGCGGCGGCGCTGACCCGGGCCGAGTTGCTGTGCGAGAGCCTCATGGCCGAAATCGCCGCCTCGGGCACGCTGCCCGAGACGGTCGAAGAGCAACCGATTCCGGAGCAGCAGGGCTGGTTGTATTCGGTGCGCCGCGAACCGCTCGAACAGCCGGGCATTGTCTCGGTGCGCATCTCGGTGGCGCAAGACCTGCCCAAGGAACGGCGGCCCGTCCGCTTTGCACTCGTACGCTGGCTACCCGAGCCTGCTTCGCGATCGGGTTCGACGCCGAACGGCTCGTCCAGTGGTTCGTCGGTGGCGCCTGCTGGAGGCACGCAATGA